Proteins from a genomic interval of Halopseudomonas litoralis:
- the ispF gene encoding 2-C-methyl-D-erythritol 2,4-cyclodiphosphate synthase — translation MRIGHGYDVHRFGDGDFITLGGLRIAHDRGLIAHSDGDVVLHALTDAILGAAALGDIGRHFPDTDPQFKGADSRVLLRHALSLVHAKGWQVGNVDVTIAAQAPKLAPHIDIMCQRVAEDLQVELDQVNIKATTTEKLGFVGRKEGIAVDAVALLLPR, via the coding sequence ATGCGCATTGGTCACGGCTATGACGTCCACCGTTTCGGTGATGGCGACTTCATTACTCTGGGTGGATTGCGGATTGCCCATGATCGGGGGCTGATTGCCCATTCCGATGGGGATGTGGTGCTGCATGCGCTGACCGACGCGATTCTCGGTGCTGCCGCGTTGGGCGATATCGGCCGGCATTTCCCCGACACCGATCCGCAATTCAAGGGCGCCGATAGCCGCGTGCTGCTGCGCCATGCCTTGTCGCTGGTGCATGCCAAGGGGTGGCAGGTGGGCAATGTGGACGTGACCATCGCCGCCCAGGCGCCGAAGCTGGCGCCGCATATCGACATCATGTGCCAGCGCGTGGCTGAGGATCTGCAGGTCGAGCTCGATCAGGTCAACATCAAAGCCACCACCACCGAGAAGCTCGGCTTCGTCGGCCGCAAGGAGGGGATTGCCGTGGATGCGGTAGCCCTGCTGCTACCCCGATGA
- a CDS encoding sensor histidine kinase produces the protein MNTISSPQARLRINGLQRTLLLFVVLPIVLLTALGIRFGLGQASQFQEQRLKNDLELIGRAISIPVGSALNQGNMQAVELALGSVFVLGEVYGASVFDVDGNRIASAGITETDLTGTTIPDRIRTTGEGQEAFSRVAGRSLFSHFLPLFDTAGQIQGLIQITRRASDFGHALQQLTIIAWLVWGLFSLVILAGVMLGHYGGVGRHVDKLLAHMERVAKGDLSHRAALEGPDEVASLAHGLNQMLDSIEQAHRDLDEHRAAETQLVARLKDNEKMVAIGSMARGIAHELGAPLSVIDGRARRLQRSGSLDEQQLRNLDGIRNQVSRLTRTVRQLLDYCRPAATQPRDVTPALLIESAIEAMRPELEAAERVLDAQISPALPAFCADAGRLELALLNLLRNALQASTNQIGITAEADSRTLTICVTDDGPGLPADHSLESLLEPFFTTKSPGEGTGLGLAIVQAVAEEHGGTLVLSNRTGGGCSACLTLPLVLSAKELQQ, from the coding sequence ATGAACACAATCTCATCACCCCAAGCCCGGCTTCGTATCAATGGTCTGCAACGCACCCTGCTGCTCTTCGTCGTGCTGCCTATCGTCTTGCTCACTGCCTTGGGCATCCGCTTCGGCTTGGGTCAAGCCAGTCAGTTTCAGGAACAGCGACTTAAAAATGATCTGGAACTGATTGGCCGAGCCATCAGCATTCCGGTCGGTTCGGCACTGAACCAGGGCAATATGCAGGCGGTGGAATTGGCACTGGGTTCGGTATTCGTGCTGGGTGAGGTTTATGGCGCATCGGTATTCGATGTGGATGGCAATCGCATCGCCTCGGCTGGCATTACCGAAACCGACCTTACCGGCACCACCATCCCGGATCGTATTCGCACCACCGGCGAAGGCCAGGAGGCATTCAGCCGGGTCGCCGGACGCAGTCTGTTTTCCCACTTTCTACCGTTATTTGATACTGCCGGGCAGATCCAGGGTCTGATCCAGATCACGCGGCGCGCCAGTGATTTCGGCCACGCTCTGCAGCAGTTGACCATCATCGCCTGGCTGGTCTGGGGCCTGTTCAGTCTGGTCATTCTGGCCGGGGTGATGCTCGGTCATTACGGCGGCGTCGGTCGCCATGTAGACAAATTGCTGGCCCATATGGAGCGGGTCGCCAAGGGGGATCTGTCGCACCGCGCCGCACTGGAAGGGCCGGATGAGGTAGCCAGTCTCGCTCACGGCCTGAATCAGATGCTCGACAGTATCGAACAGGCGCACCGGGACCTGGATGAGCACCGCGCCGCCGAAACCCAACTGGTGGCGCGCCTCAAGGACAACGAGAAGATGGTCGCCATCGGCAGCATGGCCCGGGGCATCGCCCATGAACTCGGCGCACCGCTGAGCGTGATCGATGGTCGTGCTCGCCGCCTGCAACGCTCCGGCAGCCTGGACGAGCAGCAGCTGCGCAACCTCGATGGCATCCGCAATCAGGTCAGCCGGCTGACCCGCACGGTACGGCAGTTGCTGGATTACTGCCGACCTGCCGCCACTCAACCCCGCGACGTGACACCTGCGCTGCTGATCGAAAGTGCGATCGAGGCCATGCGTCCCGAGCTGGAAGCTGCCGAGCGTGTGCTGGATGCACAGATCTCCCCGGCATTGCCGGCTTTCTGCGCCGATGCGGGGCGCCTGGAACTGGCCTTGCTGAATCTGCTACGCAATGCACTTCAGGCATCGACCAATCAGATAGGCATTACCGCGGAGGCGGATTCCCGCACATTGACCATCTGTGTAACCGATGACGGCCCGGGGTTACCGGCGGACCATAGCCTGGAAAGCCTGCTTGAGCCCTTTTTCACCACTAAATCTCCCGGTGAAGGCACTGGCCTCGGCCTGGCCATCGTTCAGGCTGTAGCCGAAGAACATGGCGGCACCCTGGTTCTGAGCAACCGAACCGGCGGTGGCTGCTCGGCTTGCCTGACGTTACCCCTTGTCCTGTCCGCAAAGGAGCTGCAGCAATGA
- the truD gene encoding tRNA pseudouridine(13) synthase TruD, with protein MSSDDSQWLGPRALGEPCGRAVLKAQPEDFRVTEVLDIELSGQGEHLWLLIEKRDLNTEDVARQLAKAAGIKLRDVSYAGIKDRRAITSQWFSLQLPGKADPDFSPLWSDNLRCLAGQRHSRKLQRGAHSANRFVIRLSSLQAEREQLDARLQTIAGVGVPNYFGPQRFGRDGGNIDQARQWAERGGLPPARGTRSRLLSTARSLLFNRVLAQRVRDSSWNQLLAGDCLAFTDSRSHFAAERLAADDRRFEELDIHPTGPLWGVGELPSAQAVQVLEQTVAAGEPGLCQWLESAGLEQQRRILRLPITGLTWHYPSLDCLEIEFTLPTGCFATAVLRELLLLTDEPGGGLESET; from the coding sequence ATGAGCAGCGATGACAGCCAGTGGCTGGGCCCGCGGGCACTGGGTGAGCCCTGCGGGCGGGCGGTGCTCAAGGCGCAGCCGGAGGACTTTCGGGTTACTGAAGTACTTGATATTGAATTGAGTGGGCAGGGCGAACATCTCTGGTTGTTGATTGAAAAACGCGATCTCAATACTGAAGATGTAGCACGCCAGCTGGCCAAGGCGGCCGGCATCAAATTGCGCGATGTCAGCTATGCGGGCATCAAGGATCGCCGGGCAATTACCAGCCAGTGGTTCAGCCTGCAGCTGCCAGGTAAAGCCGATCCGGACTTCTCGCCGCTGTGGAGTGATAATCTGCGCTGCCTGGCCGGCCAGCGCCATTCACGTAAATTGCAGCGCGGTGCGCACAGTGCCAATCGTTTCGTCATCCGCCTGAGCAGCTTGCAGGCCGAGCGCGAGCAGCTGGATGCGCGGCTGCAGACTATCGCTGGTGTGGGTGTGCCGAACTATTTCGGCCCGCAGCGCTTCGGTCGGGACGGCGGCAATATTGATCAGGCGCGCCAATGGGCTGAGCGGGGCGGTCTGCCCCCGGCTCGTGGGACCCGGTCGCGTTTGTTGTCCACTGCGCGCAGTCTGCTGTTCAACCGCGTGCTGGCGCAACGGGTCCGCGATTCGAGCTGGAACCAGTTGTTGGCCGGTGATTGTCTGGCGTTCACCGATAGCCGCAGCCACTTTGCAGCCGAGCGGCTGGCAGCCGATGACCGTCGCTTCGAGGAGTTGGATATTCATCCCACGGGGCCTTTGTGGGGTGTCGGTGAGTTGCCGAGTGCGCAAGCCGTGCAGGTGTTGGAGCAGACGGTAGCGGCGGGCGAGCCGGGACTGTGCCAATGGTTGGAAAGTGCCGGGCTCGAACAGCAAAGACGTATCTTGCGCCTCCCCATAACGGGGCTGACGTGGCATTATCCTTCACTGGATTGTCTTGAAATTGAATTCACCCTGCCGACCGGCTGCTTCGCTACCGCAGTATTGCGAGAACTGCTGTTGCTGACTGATGAGCCTGGTGGCGGACTGGAAAGTGAAACCTGA
- the surE gene encoding 5'/3'-nucleotidase SurE — protein MRILIANDDGVLAPGLTALHGALDDYADCVVVAPHEDRSGASSALTLDKPLRPFYLENGFVGLNGTPTDCVHLGVNSLFADSVDMVVSGINLGANLGDDVLYSGTVAAALEGRFLAKPAMAFSLVSRQTDNLPAAAAIARTLVEAHEQLELPPRTILNVNIPNLPLERIKGIVLTRLGHRNRAAKPVKWTDPRGKEGYWISVAGDAEDGGEGTDFNAVMQGYVSVTPLRIDKTHYEVFDHLDGWLGNLRAKTNA, from the coding sequence ATGCGTATTCTCATTGCCAATGATGATGGTGTACTGGCGCCAGGGCTGACGGCTCTGCACGGTGCGTTGGACGATTATGCCGATTGCGTGGTGGTCGCGCCCCATGAAGACCGAAGCGGAGCCAGCAGCGCGCTGACACTGGACAAGCCGCTGCGCCCTTTCTACCTGGAAAACGGCTTTGTCGGCCTCAACGGCACACCTACCGACTGTGTGCACCTGGGGGTCAACTCCTTGTTTGCCGACAGTGTCGACATGGTGGTGTCAGGTATCAACCTGGGAGCCAACCTGGGCGACGACGTGCTGTACTCTGGCACTGTCGCGGCGGCTCTGGAAGGGCGCTTTCTAGCCAAGCCGGCGATGGCCTTTTCGCTGGTCAGTCGCCAGACCGATAATCTGCCCGCTGCGGCAGCGATCGCTCGTACGCTGGTCGAGGCGCATGAGCAGCTTGAGTTGCCACCGCGCACTATCCTCAATGTGAATATTCCCAACCTGCCGCTTGAACGCATCAAGGGCATTGTGCTGACCCGGCTGGGGCATCGCAACCGTGCGGCCAAGCCGGTCAAGTGGACCGATCCGAGGGGCAAGGAAGGTTATTGGATTTCCGTGGCTGGTGATGCCGAAGATGGCGGCGAAGGAACCGATTTCAATGCGGTGATGCAGGGCTATGTGTCGGTTACGCCACTGCGTATCGACAAGACGCATTATGAAGTGTTCGATCACCTGGATGGCTGGCTGGGCAATCTGAGGGCGAAAACCAATGCGTGA
- a CDS encoding DUF4168 domain-containing protein, whose amino-acid sequence MNNLKTLTAAIAFATFGIGAPAVMAQAGGAPAQQQYEQGQPAAAPISDDNLEKFVEADADVAELRDEFSEKLSKAEDQEEAQKLQLEAQEKMVEAVQDADLDVPTYNEIATRMQTDPELQQRAQSMK is encoded by the coding sequence ATGAACAATCTCAAGACACTGACCGCCGCCATCGCTTTCGCCACCTTCGGGATCGGCGCTCCTGCTGTCATGGCTCAGGCCGGAGGCGCTCCTGCTCAGCAACAGTATGAACAGGGTCAGCCAGCGGCCGCCCCGATCAGCGATGACAACCTGGAAAAATTTGTTGAGGCCGATGCCGATGTGGCTGAGCTGCGTGACGAGTTTTCCGAGAAGCTGAGCAAGGCAGAAGACCAGGAAGAAGCTCAGAAACTCCAGCTTGAAGCCCAGGAAAAAATGGTTGAAGCAGTTCAGGACGCGGATCTGGACGTACCCACCTATAACGAAATCGCCACCCGCATGCAGACTGATCCAGAACTGCAGCAGCGTGCTCAAAGCATGAAATAA
- the fghA gene encoding S-formylglutathione hydrolase, translating to MSIELISANKSFGGWNKRYRYRSAVLGSDTVFGIYLPPQADQSEPLPVLYWLSGLTCNDENFMHKAGAQKLAAELGVVIVAPDTSPRGEGVPDDPEGAWDFGLGAGFYVNATEQPWAGHYRMYDHVVSELPAVIEANFPVSDQRSISGHSMGGHGALICALKNPGRYQSVSAFAPITNPMDCPWGHKAFGNYLGSDREAWKQWDACELIADAPERLPLLVDQGEADNFLAEQLKPEALEAAAAAAGHPLTLRCQPGYDHSYYFIASFIDDHLRHHARALGRL from the coding sequence ATGTCTATCGAATTGATTTCTGCCAATAAGAGTTTCGGCGGATGGAACAAGCGTTACCGGTATCGCTCAGCGGTGCTGGGCAGTGATACGGTCTTCGGCATCTATCTGCCGCCGCAGGCTGATCAGAGCGAGCCGTTGCCGGTGCTGTATTGGCTTTCGGGATTGACCTGCAACGATGAGAACTTCATGCACAAGGCCGGCGCGCAGAAGCTGGCGGCTGAGCTGGGCGTGGTCATCGTCGCGCCGGACACCAGCCCGCGCGGAGAGGGCGTGCCGGATGATCCTGAAGGTGCCTGGGATTTCGGGCTGGGTGCGGGATTCTACGTCAATGCGACCGAGCAGCCCTGGGCTGGGCATTACCGTATGTATGATCATGTCGTCAGCGAGCTGCCGGCGGTGATCGAGGCGAATTTCCCGGTCTCGGATCAACGCAGCATCAGCGGTCATTCCATGGGTGGCCACGGTGCGTTGATCTGTGCACTGAAGAACCCGGGACGTTACCAATCGGTATCGGCCTTCGCGCCCATCACCAACCCGATGGATTGCCCGTGGGGTCACAAGGCCTTCGGCAATTATCTGGGCAGTGATCGGGAGGCCTGGAAGCAGTGGGACGCCTGCGAGCTGATCGCCGATGCGCCGGAGCGCCTGCCGCTGCTGGTTGATCAGGGTGAGGCGGACAACTTCCTTGCCGAACAGCTCAAGCCTGAGGCTCTGGAAGCGGCTGCGGCCGCTGCTGGGCATCCGCTGACCTTGCGTTGCCAGCCGGGTTACGACCATAGCTATTACTTCATCGCCAGTTTTATCGACGATCATCTGCGTCATCATGCTCGGGCGCTAGGGCGACTGTAA
- a CDS encoding sigma-54-dependent transcriptional regulator, translated as MTQTDHILLVEDDRGLRELLQEELEAEGYRVTACADAEQGLQVLHSETPDLLVSDLRLPGADGLSLLPALSQCDMPPAVLIITAFGSVQQAVKALQAGADDFLTKPLEMDHFLLTVSRLLENRRLRNEVQHYRSLLAVEQFNGIIGQSQAMQQLFHNIRQIASADGPVLVQGESGTGKELVARALHDQSSRRDGPYMVVNCGGIPGELMESEFFGHAAGAFTGARNQRAGLFQQADGGTLLLDELGEMPLSLQAKLLRVLQDGKVRPVGSDHEIQLDVHIIGATNRNLTEAVADGSFREDLFYRLETFALQVPPLRARGDDIQRLAEFFLTRFNARQQRSIKGFSDEALAILQGYTFPGNVRELQNAVERAATFCDTPLIEIHHLPQRICEQPAGQPLPVSSTSGPATQLPVSNEPEGMPTLETVQRQYIQQVVQATGGNKRRAADILGITRRTLYRWLE; from the coding sequence ATGACTCAGACCGACCACATACTGCTGGTGGAAGATGACCGTGGCCTGCGCGAACTGTTGCAGGAAGAACTGGAGGCTGAAGGTTACCGAGTCACCGCCTGCGCAGATGCCGAACAGGGCTTGCAGGTGCTGCACAGCGAGACGCCCGACCTGCTGGTGAGCGACCTGCGGCTACCCGGCGCCGACGGCCTGAGCCTGCTGCCGGCGCTCAGCCAGTGCGACATGCCGCCGGCGGTACTTATCATTACCGCGTTCGGCTCGGTGCAGCAGGCCGTCAAGGCGCTGCAGGCCGGCGCCGATGACTTTCTGACCAAGCCGCTGGAAATGGACCATTTTCTGCTGACCGTCAGCCGCCTGCTGGAAAACCGCCGCCTGCGCAATGAAGTCCAGCACTACCGCAGCCTGTTGGCCGTCGAGCAGTTCAACGGCATCATCGGCCAAAGCCAGGCCATGCAGCAGCTGTTTCACAATATCCGCCAGATCGCCTCGGCCGACGGTCCGGTATTGGTGCAAGGCGAAAGCGGCACCGGCAAGGAACTGGTCGCCCGCGCCCTGCATGACCAGAGCAGCCGCCGGGATGGACCCTACATGGTGGTCAACTGCGGCGGCATCCCCGGCGAGCTGATGGAAAGCGAGTTCTTCGGCCACGCGGCAGGCGCCTTCACCGGCGCCCGCAATCAGCGAGCCGGGCTGTTTCAGCAGGCCGATGGCGGCACCCTGTTGCTCGACGAGTTGGGCGAAATGCCGCTCTCGCTGCAGGCCAAGCTGCTGCGCGTGCTGCAGGACGGCAAGGTGCGGCCGGTAGGCAGCGATCATGAGATTCAACTGGATGTGCACATCATCGGCGCCACCAATCGCAATCTGACCGAGGCTGTGGCTGATGGCAGTTTTCGCGAGGACCTGTTCTACCGGCTGGAAACCTTCGCCCTGCAGGTTCCGCCGCTACGCGCCCGGGGGGATGATATACAGCGTCTTGCCGAGTTCTTCCTGACCCGCTTCAATGCGCGCCAGCAGCGCAGCATCAAGGGCTTCAGCGATGAGGCGCTGGCCATACTGCAGGGTTATACCTTCCCGGGCAACGTGCGCGAATTGCAGAACGCCGTGGAGCGCGCCGCCACTTTCTGCGATACCCCGCTGATCGAGATACACCATCTGCCACAGCGGATCTGCGAACAACCAGCCGGCCAGCCGCTGCCCGTCTCCAGCACCAGCGGCCCGGCAACACAGCTCCCGGTGAGCAACGAGCCGGAAGGCATGCCCACTCTGGAAACAGTACAACGCCAGTACATCCAGCAGGTAGTACAGGCCACCGGCGGCAACAAGCGTCGCGCGGCCGACATCCTCGGCATCACCCGCCGGACGCTGTATCGCTGGTTGGAGTGA
- a CDS encoding S-(hydroxymethyl)glutathione dehydrogenase/class III alcohol dehydrogenase, whose translation MIKSRAAVAFEAGKPLEIVEVDVAPPKAGEVLVRIVATGVCHTDAFTLSGDDPEGVFPAILGHEGGGIVEAVGEGVTSLAVGDHVIPLYTAECRECKFCKSGKTNLCSSVRETQGKGLMPDGTTRFSYKGQPIYHYMGCSTFSEYTVLPEVSLAKIQKEAPLEEVCLLGCGVTTGIGAVLNTAKVEPGSSVAIFGLGGIGLAAIIGAKMAGATRIIAIDVNPSKFDKARELGATEFVNPKDHEQPIQQVIVEMTDGGVDYSFECVGNVDLMRAALECCHKGWGESTIIGVAGAGQEISTRPFQLVTGRVWRGSAFGGVKGRTELPGYVEKAQKGEIPLDAFITHTMGLEDINKAFDLMHEGKSIRSVIHF comes from the coding sequence ATGATCAAATCCCGCGCCGCTGTGGCATTCGAAGCCGGCAAACCCCTGGAAATCGTTGAAGTTGATGTGGCCCCGCCGAAGGCCGGTGAGGTACTGGTACGCATCGTTGCCACTGGTGTTTGTCATACTGACGCTTTCACGCTCTCGGGGGATGATCCCGAAGGCGTATTCCCAGCTATTCTCGGCCATGAAGGCGGTGGCATCGTCGAGGCGGTGGGGGAGGGCGTCACCTCTCTGGCAGTGGGTGATCACGTGATTCCGCTGTATACCGCCGAGTGCCGCGAGTGCAAATTCTGCAAATCCGGCAAGACCAATCTGTGCAGTTCCGTACGCGAAACTCAGGGCAAGGGTCTGATGCCCGACGGCACCACGCGTTTCTCCTATAAGGGTCAGCCGATCTATCACTACATGGGGTGCTCGACCTTTTCCGAGTACACCGTCCTGCCGGAAGTTTCCCTGGCCAAGATCCAGAAGGAAGCGCCGCTGGAAGAAGTCTGCCTGCTCGGCTGTGGCGTCACCACCGGCATCGGTGCTGTTCTGAATACTGCCAAGGTGGAGCCTGGCTCCAGTGTGGCGATCTTCGGTCTGGGTGGCATCGGTCTGGCGGCGATCATCGGCGCGAAGATGGCCGGTGCCACGCGCATCATCGCCATCGACGTCAATCCGTCCAAGTTCGACAAGGCCCGTGAGCTGGGTGCGACCGAGTTCGTCAACCCGAAGGATCATGAGCAGCCGATCCAGCAAGTGATCGTCGAGATGACCGACGGTGGTGTGGATTACTCCTTCGAGTGCGTCGGCAACGTCGATCTGATGCGTGCGGCATTGGAGTGCTGTCACAAGGGTTGGGGTGAATCGACCATCATCGGTGTGGCCGGGGCGGGTCAGGAGATCAGCACGCGACCGTTCCAGCTGGTCACCGGCCGCGTATGGCGCGGTAGCGCCTTTGGTGGCGTGAAAGGTCGTACCGAACTGCCCGGTTATGTGGAAAAAGCGCAGAAAGGCGAGATTCCGCTGGATGCCTTCATCACGCATACCATGGGACTGGAGGACATCAACAAGGCCTTCGATCTGATGCATGAAGGCAAGAGCATTCGGTCGGTCATTCATTTCTAA
- a CDS encoding LysR substrate-binding domain-containing protein: MSRWSGLDEFVAVAELGHFSGAANKLGVSSSHVSRQIARLEDRLQTRLFYRSTRRVTLTEAGQTFLQHCQHLQDARDEALQAVTDLSSEPKGLLRMTCSVAYGEEFIMPLVNDFLQQHPRLRIEMSLTNQTLDLLHGQFDLAIRLGRLQDSRLVATRLAPRSMYLCASPMYLEHHGAPHSLSELPRHNCLIGSSDTWTFLESGREIPVRITGNWRCNSGRTVLDAALRGFGLCQLPDYYVQEHLRSGALRSLLTQHQPPHTAVWALYPQQRHLSPKVRKLVDHLKDGLGARAEYL; encoded by the coding sequence ATGAGTCGTTGGAGCGGACTCGACGAATTCGTCGCCGTTGCCGAACTGGGCCATTTCAGCGGCGCCGCCAACAAGCTCGGCGTTTCCTCCTCCCACGTCAGCCGACAGATTGCCCGTCTGGAAGACCGATTGCAGACCCGATTGTTCTATCGCAGCACCCGCAGGGTGACCCTCACCGAAGCGGGGCAGACTTTTCTGCAACATTGCCAGCACCTGCAGGACGCGCGGGATGAAGCGCTACAGGCGGTCACCGATTTATCCAGCGAGCCCAAGGGACTGCTGCGCATGACCTGTTCGGTGGCCTACGGCGAGGAGTTCATCATGCCTCTGGTCAATGACTTCCTGCAGCAGCACCCACGGCTGCGTATCGAAATGTCACTGACCAATCAGACGCTTGACCTGCTGCATGGTCAGTTCGACCTCGCCATCCGCCTCGGGCGACTGCAGGATTCCCGCTTGGTCGCCACCCGCCTGGCGCCACGGAGCATGTACCTGTGCGCTTCGCCAATGTATCTCGAACATCACGGCGCACCGCACAGCCTCTCGGAACTGCCCCGACACAATTGTCTGATCGGTAGCAGCGACACCTGGACCTTCCTCGAATCCGGCCGCGAGATACCGGTGCGGATCACCGGAAACTGGCGGTGCAACAGCGGGCGCACCGTACTGGACGCGGCGCTGCGCGGGTTCGGTTTGTGTCAATTGCCCGACTATTATGTGCAGGAGCATCTGCGCAGCGGCGCCCTGCGCTCCCTGCTCACCCAGCACCAGCCCCCGCATACCGCAGTATGGGCGCTCTACCCTCAGCAACGGCATCTGTCACCCAAGGTCAGAAAGCTGGTTGACCACCTGAAAGATGGCCTCGGCGCGCGGGCCGAATATCTGTAG
- a CDS encoding protein-L-isoaspartate(D-aspartate) O-methyltransferase — MREELLKSGIGMTSQRTRERLLERLFEEGIRNLHVLEAIRRTPRHLFLDEALAHRAYEDTALPIGHNQTLSQPYIVARMTELLLAGGPLDKVLEVGTGSGYQTAILAQVVERVFSVERIMPLQERAKAVLKDIDIRNVVFRHADGNWGWPQYGPYDAILVTAAPAEVPTELLGQLADRGRMVIPVGEHEQFLTVVTREGDQFIRQQVEPVRFVPLLAGAIRF, encoded by the coding sequence ATGCGTGAGGAGCTCTTGAAGTCCGGGATTGGCATGACTTCCCAGCGCACCCGCGAACGCCTGTTGGAGCGTCTGTTCGAAGAGGGTATCCGTAACCTCCATGTACTTGAGGCCATCCGCCGTACACCGCGCCATCTGTTTCTCGATGAGGCGCTGGCGCACCGGGCTTATGAAGATACCGCGCTACCCATAGGCCATAACCAGACACTCTCCCAGCCTTACATAGTGGCGCGGATGACCGAGTTGCTTCTGGCTGGCGGGCCGCTGGACAAGGTGCTGGAAGTTGGCACCGGTTCGGGGTATCAGACCGCCATTCTGGCGCAAGTGGTCGAGAGAGTGTTCTCTGTGGAGCGAATCATGCCGCTGCAGGAGCGAGCCAAGGCGGTGCTCAAGGATATCGACATCCGCAACGTGGTATTCCGACATGCCGACGGCAACTGGGGCTGGCCACAATACGGGCCCTATGATGCGATTCTGGTCACCGCGGCGCCTGCCGAAGTGCCTACGGAGTTGCTTGGCCAGTTGGCAGATCGCGGGCGGATGGTGATTCCGGTTGGCGAACATGAACAATTTCTCACTGTTGTGACCCGCGAAGGGGATCAATTCATCCGCCAGCAGGTCGAACCTGTACGTTTCGTTCCCTTGCTGGCAGGAGCTATCCGCTTTTGA
- a CDS encoding DUF368 domain-containing protein translates to MAMGAADVVPGVSGGTIAFITGIYDRLLAAISACTPNKLVWLLRGRIRETWQSIDGNFLVALLAGVVTSIATLANLISYLLGEHPELVWSFFFGLILVSVVLVGREIQRWNLWTLAMLLVGAAFAYVITVAAPLQWPVNPVMIFLAGAIAICAMILPGISGSFILLLLGLYATVLGAVRSFDVTLLTVFIFGCLVGILSFSRLLSWLLQHARDVTLAFLTGLMLGSLNKVWPWKQTLTWRENSQGVMEPLQQVNLLPSNYELLTGAASYWTGGVMLMLAAIVLVLGLEWFGQRLRQD, encoded by the coding sequence ATGGCCATGGGCGCTGCCGATGTGGTGCCGGGCGTGTCGGGCGGCACCATTGCCTTCATCACGGGTATCTATGACCGGCTGCTGGCTGCTATCAGCGCCTGCACTCCTAATAAGCTGGTGTGGCTGCTGCGTGGCCGGATTCGGGAAACCTGGCAGTCCATTGACGGTAATTTTCTGGTGGCGTTGCTGGCCGGGGTGGTTACCAGTATCGCCACCCTGGCGAATCTGATCAGCTATCTCCTGGGCGAGCACCCAGAGCTGGTCTGGTCTTTCTTCTTCGGCCTGATCCTGGTCTCGGTGGTACTGGTAGGTCGGGAAATTCAACGCTGGAACCTGTGGACCCTCGCGATGTTGCTGGTGGGGGCGGCCTTCGCTTATGTCATTACCGTGGCGGCACCGCTGCAATGGCCGGTCAATCCAGTGATGATCTTTCTGGCTGGCGCGATCGCCATCTGCGCCATGATTCTGCCCGGTATATCGGGCAGTTTCATCCTGTTGCTGCTGGGTTTGTACGCAACAGTGCTGGGCGCGGTGAGATCCTTCGATGTGACCTTGCTGACGGTTTTCATCTTCGGTTGTCTCGTCGGCATCCTGAGCTTTTCCCGATTGCTGTCCTGGCTGCTGCAACATGCACGCGATGTCACCCTGGCGTTTCTGACAGGGCTGATGCTAGGTTCGTTGAACAAGGTCTGGCCATGGAAGCAAACGCTGACCTGGCGTGAAAACAGCCAAGGCGTCATGGAGCCGCTGCAACAGGTCAATCTGTTGCCGAGCAACTATGAACTCCTTACCGGAGCAGCATCCTACTGGACCGGTGGTGTAATGCTGATGCTGGCAGCTATCGTACTGGTGCTGGGGCTGGAATGGTTCGGCCAACGACTGCGCCAGGATTGA